The genomic region ATCGTGCTCTGCGCTCACGGCAGATGCAAGAGTCGATTCACGTGCAGTCGCATCATTGGCATATGCAGGCGCCGGATGCACGTGCATCCGAACGTGCCGATGGACGTGCTGATGGACGTGCCGATGCAAAATTGATAGATCCTTCTGCCACGACAAGCACTGTCAGCGGCCGGATAGTGGCAGACTGTGCCCTGTTTCCCGAGGCGGAGGTTCCCACGGCATGACCACAGCGCAGCCCGGCGGCGGCGGTTCCATGGTGCGCCGAATCCTCCTGGGCTCCCAGCTGCGCCGGTTGCGCGAGGCACGGGGTGTCACCCGAGAGGATGCCGGGTACCAGATCCGCGCCTCTGAATCCAAGATCAGCCGGATGGAACTGGGCCGGGTCAGCTTCAAGGAACGCGACGTCGCCGACCTGCTCACCCTCTACGGCGTCACCGACGGTGAGGAACGCGAGTCACTGCTCGGCCTGGTCCGCGAGGCCAACAAGTCCGGCTGGTGGCACAGCTTCAGCGACGTGCTGCCCGGCTGGTTCCAGACCTACGTCGGGCTGGAGGAGGCCGCCTCGCTGATCCGCACCTACGAGGTGCAGTTCATCCCCGGTCTGCTGCAGTCGGAGGAGTACGCCCGCGCCGTCTTCGGCCAGAGCCGCCCGGTGCTCAGCGACGAGGAGATCGACCGCCTGGTGGGCCTGCGCCTGCGCCGCCAGAAGCTCCTGACGGAGGGTCAGGGCCCGCGCCTGTGGGCGGTGATCGACGAGGCGGCGCTGCGCCGCCCGGTCGGCGGGCCCAAGGTGATGCGCGGTCAGCTGCAGTACCTGATCGACATCGCCGAGCAGCCCAACGTGGTGATCCAGGTGATGCCGTTCCGG from Kitasatospora azatica KCTC 9699 harbors:
- a CDS encoding helix-turn-helix domain-containing protein; its protein translation is MTTAQPGGGGSMVRRILLGSQLRRLREARGVTREDAGYQIRASESKISRMELGRVSFKERDVADLLTLYGVTDGEERESLLGLVREANKSGWWHSFSDVLPGWFQTYVGLEEAASLIRTYEVQFIPGLLQSEEYARAVFGQSRPVLSDEEIDRLVGLRLRRQKLLTEGQGPRLWAVIDEAALRRPVGGPKVMRGQLQYLIDIAEQPNVVIQVMPFRFGAHAGESGAFSILRFPEQDLADVVYLEQLTSALYLDKRDDVDAYVQVMERLCVDSLTPERTVELLSTILREA